The following coding sequences lie in one Aspergillus luchuensis IFO 4308 DNA, chromosome 8, nearly complete sequence genomic window:
- a CDS encoding cytochrome P450 (COG:Q;~EggNog:ENOG410PHJE;~InterPro:IPR001128,IPR017972,IPR002401,IPR036396;~PFAM:PF00067;~go_function: GO:0005506 - iron ion binding [Evidence IEA];~go_function: GO:0016705 - oxidoreductase activity, acting on paired donors, with incorporation or reduction of molecular oxygen [Evidence IEA];~go_function: GO:0020037 - heme binding [Evidence IEA];~go_process: GO:0055114 - oxidation-reduction process [Evidence IEA]), with protein sequence MPIANTNAAALLTLLALTLGYHLRTWPLVDLLLETLFAVIVYRLTLHPLASYPGPWLAAATDWYNIYYCFTGDRHLDFYRLHEKYGSAVRYGPNRVSFRSATALADIYGSQANTQKSAVYSAFTHFFTVPASLTTIDRKAHAFKRRVTSRALNPRAVQDLEELILQNVRALCTALTIPADPYPSKNNEDPTTEKDPSSSWGRPHDLTTTIKCLLSDIMGDVTFSRHWNMQSSPRNRHILSLMAQGTRGINLAGHMPTLLKLHLDRLCFPTLTRGVQQFFQLSEEQSSWRAAQPPDTLPHRDLFASLLDARDPHSGQGYTPRDLIAEAGFLIIAGTDTTATTITATLFYLLHNGEAYVRAQTEVRAAFKDVEDVRIGPALAGCGFLYACVNEALRLNPPVSSVLPRQVLEGGLVVGAMDDKHGGGADRKYFVPEGTDVGVPMYALQRDARYWVDPHAFRPERWLGVDAEDGGVTAYAPFGAGRTSCVGKYLAYQEMGIILARLLWLFDIQLYSVHEKEGNKKKGDAAWGRNRRDEFQTRDVFTSSHEGPVVQFRRRI encoded by the coding sequence ATGCCCATTGCCAACACCAACGCCGCAGCGCTATTGACGCTCCTTGCGTTGACACTCGGTTACCACCTTCGCACATGGCCCCTTGtggaccttctccttgaaacTCTTTTTGCCGTGATTGTCTACCGCTTGACCTTGCATCCACTGGCCAGCTACCCAGGACCCTGGCTGGCCGCCGCCACAGACTGGTACAACATCTACTACTGCTTCACGGGCGATCGACACCTAGACTTCTACCGACTGCACGAGAAATACGGATCAGCCGTACGATATGGCCCCAATCGCGTGTCATTCCGCTCGGCAACCGCCCTGGCTGACATCTACGGCAGCCAAGCCAACACACAAAAGTCAGCCGTCTACAGCGCCTTTACCCACTTCTTCACCGTCCCTGCCAGTCTAACCACCATCGATCGAAAAGCCCATGCCTTCAAGCGGCGTGTCACCAGCCGAGCCCTAAACCCACGTGCCGTGCAGGATCTCGAAGAGCTGATCCTGCAGAACGTGCGCGCCCTGTGCACCGCCCTGACGATCCCAGCGGATCCCTACCCATCGAAGAACAATGAGGATCCAACTACCGAGAAggatccctcctcctcctggggCCGTCCCCACGACCTCACCACAACAATCAAATGCCTCCTCAGCGACATCATGGGCGACGTGACCTTCTCCCGTCACTGGAACATGCAATCCAGCCCACGTAACCGCCACATCCTATCCCTAATGGCCCAAGGCACCCGCGGCATAAACCTAGCAGGCCACATGCCCACCCTCCTCAAACTCCACCTCGACCGTCTCTGCTTCCCCACTCTAACCCGCGGCGTGCAGCAATTCTTCCAACTTTCCGAAGAACAGTCCTCTTGGCGCGCCGCTCAGCCCCCCGATACCTTGCCGCATCGGGACCTCTTCGCCTCGCTCCTCGACGCCCGCGACCCACATTCGGGCCAGGGCTATACTCCGCGCGATTTAATTGCCGAAGCGGGCTTTTTGATCATTGCCGGTACTGATACTACGGCGACAACTATCACTGCCACTTTGTTCTATCTGCTGCATAACGGGGAGGCGTATGTCCGCGCACAGACCGAGGTTCGTGCTGCTTTTAAGGATGTCGAAGATGTCCGGATTGGACCTGCTCTGGCGGGGTGTGGGTTTCTGTATGCTTGTGTAAATGAGGCGCTGCGGTTGAATCCACCTGTTAGTTCGGTTCTGCCGCGCCAGGTGCTGGAGggggggttggtggttggggcAATGGATGATaagcatggtggtggtgctgatcgTAAGTACTTTGTGCCGGAGGGGACAGATGTCGGGGTGCCGATGTATGCCTTACAGAGGGATGCTCGGTACTGGGTTGATCCCCATGCGTTCAGGCCGGAACGCTGGCTGGGGGTGGATGCTGAGGATGGAGGTGTCACAGCGTATGCGCCGTTCGGGGCGGGACGGACAAGTTGCGTGGGTAAGTACCTTGCGTATCAAGAGATGGGGATTATTCTCGCTaggttgttgtggttgtttgaTATACAGTTGTATTCCGTTCatgagaaagaggggaacaagaagaagggggatgCGGCATGGGGAAGGAACCGGAGAGATGAGTTCCAGACACGCGATGTGTTTACCAGTTCGCACGAGGGACCAGTTGTACAGTTCCGCAGAAGAATTTAA
- a CDS encoding uncharacterized protein (COG:S;~EggNog:ENOG410PSN3;~InterPro:IPR023213) gives MSWTQVSPNRYERPFDSIESFYRIVAAAGAPLNKEHYLITCTLQLHPPLPPTSAIEQAWKALRHVYPQLAAEPEADGNGSQRFVYEVITSTTQLDAWAQETFHIDTNRTSNDLYEQLTPSPRVHLYYLPNTSEVVFRTPHWRIDGIGLHHMQSAFLQLLADGTIHPIDGTEPSRLCPAVDQAISDSNLPNTSTPLDEPAATAASNRELQPCLTQTDNGNLMLPTLPNVLPTNPRRILRHIDSATTTRLLEACSAHNITITAATHAALALTGLQFALHPENKPDYVGFNPLDLRRYLPEPWNGPAAAVSLYHTGLPFRMPLYPTQVEKHGEFLRLAREFTSLYRRNLAKEAPQNIFDFLPTYVGRVMQVLGAAPPDPLLAPAHPELSSMGRVNELLKSEVEGKERKVKVEEWWVAIEVINRLLLTQVWTFNGELVLSVHWNEAFYERSLVEGVFERWREVLVEGLLE, from the coding sequence ATGTCCTGGACACAAGTCTCCCCGAACCGATACGAGCGTCCCTTCGACTCCATCGAGTCATTCTACCGCATTGTTGCTGCCGCCGGTGCTCCGCTCAACAAAGAACACTACCTAATCACTTGCACTCTCCAGCTGCACCCACCTCTACCTCCCACCAGTGCAATTGAGCAAGCCTGGAAAGCTCTCCGCCATGTCTACCCTCAATTGGCCGCTGAACCCGAGGCAGACGGCAACGGCAGCCAGCGCTTCGTGTATGAAGTCATCACCTCTACTACCCAACTCGACGCGTGGGCCCAAGAGACCTTCCACATCGACACCAATCGAACTTCAAATGACCTCTACGAGCAGCTAACTCCCTCACCACGCGTCCATCTCTACTACCTCCCCAATACCTCCGAGGTAGTCTTCCGCACCCCCCATTGGCGCATCGACGGCATCGGTCTGCACCACATGCAGTCCGCCTTCCTGCAACTCCTCGCAGACGGCACCATTCATCCCATCGACGGGACTGAACCCTCCCGTCTCTGTCCCGCCGTGGACCAAGCCATCTCAGACTCCAATCTCCCCAACACAAGCACCCCCCTAGACGAACCCGCCGCCACAGCAGCCTCAAACCGCGAACTCCAGCCCTGCCTCACCCAGACCGACAATGGAAACCTTATGCTTCCCACTCTCCCCAAcgtcctccccaccaaccccagaCGCATCCTCCGCCACATCGACAGCGCAACCACCACCCGTCTCTTGGAAGCGTGCTCCGCCCACAATATCACCATCACAGCCGCCACCCACGCCGCCCTCGCCCTAACCGGCCTTCAATTCGCCCTCCACCCAGAAAACAAACCCGACTACGTCGGCTTCAACCCCCTCGACCTGCGTCGGTACCTCCCCGAGCCGTGGAACGGCCCTGCAGCCGCCGTCTCGCTCTATCATACAGGTCTTCCGTTCCGCATGCCGCTCTACCCAACGCAGGTGGAGAAGCATGGAGAATTCCTCCGCCTCGCGCGGGAATTCACCTCCCTCTACCGGAGGAATCTGGCCAAGGAGGCCCCGCAGAATATCTTTGATTTCCTGCCTACCTATGTGGGACGAGTTATGCAGGTCTTGGGCGCTGCGCCGCCTGATCCGTTGCTTGCTCCGGCGCATCCCGAACTGAGTTCTATGGGAAGGGTGAATGAGCTGCTTAAGTCAGAGGTGGAGGgcaaggagaggaaggtcaaggtggaggagtggtGGGTAGCTATCGAGGTTATTAatcggttgttgttgacgCAGGTGTGGACGTTTAACGGGGAGTTGGTGTTGTCGGTGCATTGGAATGAGGCGTTTTATGAGAGAAGTCTTGTTGAGGGGGTATTTGAaaggtggagggaggtgttGGTCGAGGGGTTGTTGGAGTAG
- a CDS encoding SDR family oxidoreductase (COG:Q;~EggNog:ENOG410PPHD;~InterPro:IPR002347,IPR036291;~PFAM:PF00106,PF13561,PF08659,PF01370;~go_process: GO:0055114 - oxidation-reduction process [Evidence IEA]), with translation MSSQPLIWVVTGCSSGIGEALVRAILAQGDKVIATARARNNVSGADRLSALKEAGAAVVELDVSRPQEELDAKAREIWEIYGKVDVLVNNAGYIDAGIVEEITEPFLIDALRTNAFGPLNVSRAFLPLMRAQKSGTVLFTSSVGVYYGAPGASCYTGGKGLLEVVVPNLALELAAFGIRTSLLTYGYYRTEVMNPGNFYSRAPRPLPEYEELRGLVVAGCAAANHNQQGDPEKAAKVVVEAVKGTGKFEGKQLPLRLPIGKDAIAAMRKACEERLAICNEFEGLVDQTDF, from the exons ATGTCCAGCCAACCTCTTATCTGGGTTGTCACCGGCTGCTCCTCCGGCATCGGCGAAGCCCTAGTCCGCGCCATCCTCGCCCAG GGAGACAAAGTCATTGCCACTGCTCGCGCCCGCAACAATGTCAGCGGTGCCGACCGTCTCTCGGCTCTCAAAGAAGCCGGAGCCGCAGTGGTCGAGCTCGACGTGAGCCGGCCCCAAGAAGAACTGGATGCCAAGGCGCGCGAGATCTGGGAGATCTACGGCAAAGTCGATGTCCTAGTGAACAACGCTGGATACATTGACGCTGGTATTGTCGAAGAAATCAC CGAGCCTTTCCTGATTGACGCCCTCCGCACCAACGCCTTCGGTCCCCTCAACGTATCCCGCGCCTTCCTGCCACTCATGCGCGCCCAAAAATCCGGAACCGTGCTGTTCACTAGCAGCGTCGGAGTCTACTACGGTGCGCCTGGTGCATCATGCTACACAGGCGGCAAGGGTCTcctggaggtggtggtgcccAACCTGGCTCTGGAGCTGGCGGCATTCGGCATTCGCACCTCACTACTCACCTATGGTTACTACCGCACAGAGGTCATGAACCCTGGAAACTTTTACAGCCGGGCGCCTCGTCCGCTGCCGGAGTATGAAGAGCTCCGGGGTCTGGTGGTTGCTGGGTGTGCGGCTgccaaccacaaccagcagGGTGATCCGGAGAAAGCGGCgaaggtggtggtcgagGCGGTTAAGGGAACGGGAAAGTTTGAGGGGAAGCAGTTGCCTTTGCGGTTGCCCATTGGCAAGGATGCTATTGCTGCGATGCGCAAGGCGTGCGAGGAGAGGTTGGCTATTTGTAATGAGTTTGAGGGGCTGGTGGATCAGACGGATTTCTAA
- a CDS encoding flavin-containing monooxygenase (COG:Q;~EggNog:ENOG410PK67;~InterPro:IPR020946,IPR036188;~PFAM:PF07992,PF13450;~go_function: GO:0004499 - N,N-dimethylaniline monooxygenase activity [Evidence IEA];~go_function: GO:0050660 - flavin adenine dinucleotide binding [Evidence IEA];~go_function: GO:0050661 - NADP binding [Evidence IEA];~go_process: GO:0055114 - oxidation-reduction process [Evidence IEA]), with amino-acid sequence MTLNRAEHPIHAERTVRIACIGAGVAGLCLAYKLQRSFRNIELVVYEKNKSVGGVWYENHYPGVACDVPAHNYVYSFEPNPNFPAEYAPGSSVLQYLKDFATKYNLNQYVRTQTKVTSAVWDEAKGKWGIELEDLANQQSLTDTVDILINASGPLNRWKWPSIPGLNEFKGRLVHSANWDDGYDVSGKRIALIGNGSSGQQLLTALQPQASQLLHFIRQPNWIVGPFGGAQQTYTPDQITEWTNDPCHLLTKRKQIETVINSTFSTFLRDSPLHQGMRQYLTQTMEATLNQHNLPTSELLPTFAPGCRRPTPGVGYLSALSQPNTTLIVGEITRICSDGLIDSTGTHHAVDAIICATGFDTTCIPSFPLIGKSNQSLANLWADDVLDSYFATTVPHMPNYAMFAGPFFPSISGSYLRTAEIQAEYICQLIDRYQTENIHAFSPSRAASRAFTAHCRKFLLEKTVWADACRSHYKADGDSARLSMWPGSSLHFADALRELRAEDYDWEYVGGDRFAWLGNGLSATGADETSDLAWYLGDRDSGPLGSRGARRRVLTKSGTFGVGEREKLLQGRPAD; translated from the exons atgACGCTAAATCGAGCCGAGCATCCCATCCATGCGGAGCGGACTGTCCGCATTGCATGTATTGGGGCCGGAGTGGCTGGTCTCTGCCTTGCATACAAGCTACAACGATCTTTTCGTAATATCGAATTAGTTGTCTATGAGAAAAACAAAAGTGTCGGGGGAGTCTGGTACGAAAATCACTATCCTGG AGTTGCCTGCGACGTCCCAGCCCACAACTATGTCTATTCTTTCGAGCCCAATCCCAACTTCCCGGCTGAATATGCGCCGGGAAGCTCAGTGCTGCAGTACCTCAAGGACTTTGCCACAAAGTACAATTTGAATCAGTATGTGCGCACCCAGACTAAGGTCACATCGGCCGTGTGGGATGAAGCCAAGGGTAAATGGGGCATCGAGCTCGAAGACCTCGCCAACCAGCAAAGCCTGACCGACACGGTCGACATACTCATCAATGCCAGTGGTCCATTGAACCGATGGAAGTGGCCAAGTATCCCTGGCTTGAACGAGTTCAAGGGACGCCTGGTCCATAGCGCCAATTGGGACGACGGCTATGATGTTTCTGGGAAACGAATTGCCTTGATTGGAAACGG CTCCAGCGGCCAGCAACTCCTCACAGCTCTCCAACCACAAGCCAGCCAACTCCTTCACTTTATCCGCCAACCCAACTGGATCGTGGGTCCCTTCGGCGGAGCGCAGCAAACATACACCCCAGACCAGATCACAGAGTGGACTAACGACCCATGCCATCTCCTCACAAAGCGCAAACAAATTGAGACAGTGATCAACAGCACATTTTCTACTTTCCTTCGTGACAGCCCACTCCATCAAGGCATGCGCCAGTACCTAACTCAAACAATGGAAGCAACCTTAAACCAGCACAACCTTCCCACCTCGgaactcctccccaccttCGCCCCAGGCTGCCGTCGACCAACTCCCGGAGTCGGCTACCTCTCAGCCCTCAGCCagcccaacaccaccctcatcGTCGGAGAAATCACCCGCATCTGCTCCGACGGCCTCATCGATAGCACAGGAACCCACCACGCCGTGGATGCCATCATTTGCGCCACCGGCTTCGACACCACCTGCATCCCGTCCTTCCCCTTGATCGGCAAATCCAACCAATCTCTTGCGAACCTCTGGGCCGACGACGTCCTAGACTCCTACTTCGCAACCACTGTCCCGCACATGCCCAATTACGCCATGTTCGCGGgcccctttttcccttccatcaGCGGGAGTTACCTCCGCACCGCCGAGATTCAAGCCGAGTACATCTGCCAGTTGATCGACCGCTACCAGACGGAGAATATTCATGCGTTCAGTCCGTCGCGCGCTGCTAGTCGGGCTTTCACGGCTCATTGTCGTAAGTTTTTGTTGGAAAAGACCGTCTGGGCGGATGCGTGTCGCTCGCATTATAAGGCCGATGGCGATAGTGCCAGATTGTCGATGTGGCCGGGGAGTAGTTTGCATTTTGCGGATGCGTTACGTGAGTTAAGGGCTGAGGATTATGATTGGGAGTATGTTGGTGGAGATCGGTTTGCTTGGTTGGGGAACGGGCTCTCGGCTACCGGGGCTGATGAAACAAGTGACTTGGCGTGGTACTTGGGAGATCGGGATAGTGGACCGCTAGGGAGTAGGGGTGCCAGGCGGAGGGTTCTGACCAAGAGTGGGActtttggggttggggagcGGGAGAAGTTGCTGCAGGGGAGACCAGCTGACTGA